The DNA region AACTACACAGTAAATCGTGGTATTGCTCTTCACAAGATGATACGTTTACTGACTTCAAGTACTATCAATGGTGGTTATCTTAACTTCATGGGCAACGAATTCGGTCACCCCGAATGGATTGATTTTCCACGTGAAGGTAATGGATGGTCATGCAAGTATGCCCGCCGTCAGTGGGATCTGGTAGATAACAAGAATCTTACTTACCACTATATGGCCGACTTTGATGCGGATATGCTCAAAATCATTAAGAGCGTGAAAGCTTTCCAGGCAACACCTGTTCAGGAAATCTGGCATAATGACGGTGATCAGGTATTGGCATACATGCGTAAGGATTATGTCTTTGTGTTCAACTTCAATCCGAAACAGTCATTTACCGATTATGGCTTCCTGGTTTCTCCGGGCACATATGAAGTAGTATTGAATACGGATAATCCTGCTTATGGCGGTAATGGATTAGCAGATGACACTGTAAAACATTTCACTATTGCTGATCCTCTTTATGAAAAAGAGAAGAAGGAATGGTTGAAGTTATATATTCCTGCCCGTACAGCAGTAGTATTGAAGAAAACGAAATAAATAACATACTATAAATAAAAAAAGCCGTGTCGGGAAATTCCAACACGGCTTTTTTATTCTTCTTTCCGATAGATTGATTATTTCAATTGCGCTTCAATTTGCGGCAATAGTTTCTTAATATTATCTATCATACTTTTTTCACGAGGTTTGTCTGCCGAGAGTAAGGGGAGTGCACGTTCCAGATACGTTTTAGCATTCTGGAAGTTCTTGTCAGCGATTTCTTTCTGTGCATCGTACTTAGCTTTATCTGAATTAGCCAATGGTGCTGCATTCTTCAGAACTAAAGCTGCCTTATTATAAGAAAGTGTACCCAAGCTGTACAATGCATTGGTATTCTTTTCATCGTCAGCAAGTACTTGTTTGAAAGCTTCTTCAGCATCATCCAGTTTATTAGCCTTTTGTGCTTTAATACCGGCATTCAGATAATAATTAGCATGAAGTCTTTTCAATGTCTTGTTTTCCGGAGCCGCTTCTATACCCTCTTTCAGAGTGGCAAGATACTCACTGTCTTTTTTCAAATCCTTCAATGCACCGGCTTTACCTACATATGCATTTCCCAGATTGTATTTCTTTTGAATAGCAATATCAAAATACTTGAGAGCTTCTTCCGGTTTTTTGATTTTATCGGCACAAACGCCGCAGTTGTAAGCGATAACAGAGTCCTGATTGTTTGTCTGTGTCAGGTAGGTACTGAATTTTGTAAATGCTTCCTGGTAATTTTTGGCTTCGAGTGCTGCCTTTCCTTCGTTAATTAGATTTCCAGGTTCTGTAGTTTGTGCAAAAAAGTTAGTTGCTGCACAACACAGCGCAATGGATAACAAAAATTTTTTCATGTGCTTTAAATTTTAAAAGTTGATATCCCAAAATTAGTGTTCATAGCTATAGAAGCAAAACCATTTTAACTTTTTTGTAGTTTTTAGGACAGCTGTAACAAATGTTATTTTACGTAAATTTCAAGGGGGACTATCTAGAGACCAACAGCATGAGAAAAACAAATTATGCACATAATCAAAATAGATTATATTCAGAATGAAAATAAATCATACAGAAAAATCCCCGTATTCTACAGAATTACCCTAATTCATGAAAAAGAAAAGTCGCAAATGCTTATTTATTAGCGATTTGCGACTTTTCTTCTGTGATTCCGTTGCCACTACTTTTCTTATTGGCTGATAGTCAGTTGTATATCTTTTGTTGCCTAAATTACTTTTAGAAGAGGGGGGGGTAACCTATCCAAACAGATTTTAGTTCCTAACATAATATGTACACCGTTTATGCCCAACAAATAGACAATCTGACGGGACACAAACGGGATGTAAAACAAAGTTCTAAATTTCATTTTCCTATAAAGGTTTCATTTATGTTTAATCAACACCTGGCATTGAACAATACACATAATAACCTTCCTTAATACAAGTTATTTTAACGTCAAATCCATCTGGGTCAATTCCGTCTGTGCTGATGCAAATACTATCTCCTACTTTCCCTAATAGCTCTTCTATTTCCACCTCAAAGCTGAACTGACCAGCTTCAACGATATAGAGATACGACTTTTTATCCATATTACTTTTGCTTTTGGATTAATATTTGAATTGTTCTCTCTTTCTCAGTTATCACCCTCTCTTTTTCTTCTAAAAGAGCGTTAAGATGCTCTATCTCTTTGCGGCACTCACTTAAAGTTATATCTCCTGATATCTTGTTGCCATTACCTTTAACTTGATGCCCAATACTTACCCCTAAAGAATTAGTTTCTCTATCAAAAAAATAGTCTATTGGTACATTAAAATAATCTGCTATAATTTCTAGATTGTCAGCACCAGGGATTGAAGTGTTATTAAGCCAAACATATAAATTTGATTTAGATATACTTGTATCTTTTATAAACTGTGCTTGGCTTATATTTCTATCTTCCAATAATCTTCTTATTTTATCAGGATTAAACATGCTATATTATTTATATTGGGTTTAAATAACGGGATTGGGTTAAAATAATAAGATTAATATTTTGATATTGGATTATTATTTTAGACCTTTGCGTTATAAATATAATAACAATAATTGTAACATTTAAGATTATGAACGAAAAAACATCAAAAATGGTACCTAAATACCATTACGACCAAATGGAGAAAGCCACGAGACTGAAGCTCCGTGATGAGTTCCTAAAAAGAAGCGGTATGTCATTAATTACGTTCTATGACAAATTAAGAAAAGACTCTTTCAAGCCTTTGGAAAGAGAACTATATGAGAACATTTTCATAATTCAACAAAATTAAGAATCAATCAAATTATGGATGAATTTAAAAGAATACCCTTTGGCGGTAATCCCTATGCGGATTTTGAATTTTTCAAATTAGAATTAAAAGTGAGTGAAATAAAATATACCCCAGAGCAGATTTATGCACACTTTGAATTCATAAACGGGTGCAAAGTAGATGTACAAGGTACATTTTATCCCTCACTAATTCGCAAAGCTGTAGTTCAAGTTCACGAAATGGAGCACACAAATATTGCAAACTCATCACGTTGTGGAATTCATGCCGATAACTAACATCGAGTTCTACAGCACCCCCGAAGGTGATGTGATGATGAAAGAATTAGGTCTTCCAGCGGTTGTGCTCAGTGAGAACAACCGCCCGACCATCGAATATATGCTTTCCATCATCCGCGACCGCTACCCCAAGGCACATGCTAGATTGATGAAGCTCTATTCAGCCAGTACGATGAACCGCTGGCATTACGAGTTCCGTGTGGTGCACCGTTTTATCCGCTGTAACTTCGGGGAGTATGATCAGTATAACCTTGACATAAACAAAGATGGCCAGTTTGTATTCGAAGAAGTAAAGTGTCCGCTGCGGGGTGAGTGCGAGCATGAAGAATACCTTGGCATGAGTGTAGAAGAGCTATTTCCAACAACTAAAAAATAACAGAATATGAAACTAACTTTACTTACAGCCGAAAAAGCAAAAAAGATTGCTGATAACAATGAAGAATTGGATGATTTATTGGATCGAATCTTTGAAAAAGCATTCATAGGAAAATATTGCTTATATCTATCAGAAAAAATTTCTGACGAAATTGTGACCGAACTAAAAGAACTTGGATATAAAGTCGAATTTATAGGAGAATCAAATCCTATATGTACTATAAGATGGAGTTTTTTATGAATGAGATAGCCAACATCGAATTCTACAACACCCCCGAAGGTGACGTGATGATGAAAGAATTAGGTTTTCCAGCGGTTGTGCTCAGTGAGAACAACCGTCCGACCATCGAATATATGCTTTCCATCATCCGCGACCGCTACCCCAAGGCACATGCCAGATTGATGAAGCTCTATCCAGCCAGTACGATGAACCGCTGGCATTACGAGTTCCGCGTGGTACACCGTTTCATCCGTTGCAACTTCGGGGAGTATGATCAGTATAACCTTGACATAAACAAAGATGGCCAGTTTGTATTCGAAGAGGTAAAGTGTCCGCTGCGGGGGGAGTGCGAGCATGAAGGAGTGATTTGTCGCCCGGAACTTGATACGGCACTGAGTGAGCGTGAGATGGAGGTGTTTCGGCTCATTGTCTCCAACTACCAAACGGA from Bacteroides sp. MSB163 includes:
- a CDS encoding tetratricopeptide repeat protein, with the protein product MKKFLLSIALCCAATNFFAQTTEPGNLINEGKAALEAKNYQEAFTKFSTYLTQTNNQDSVIAYNCGVCADKIKKPEEALKYFDIAIQKKYNLGNAYVGKAGALKDLKKDSEYLATLKEGIEAAPENKTLKRLHANYYLNAGIKAQKANKLDDAEEAFKQVLADDEKNTNALYSLGTLSYNKAALVLKNAAPLANSDKAKYDAQKEIADKNFQNAKTYLERALPLLSADKPREKSMIDNIKKLLPQIEAQLK
- a CDS encoding helix-turn-helix domain-containing protein; translated protein: MFNPDKIRRLLEDRNISQAQFIKDTSISKSNLYVWLNNTSIPGADNLEIIADYFNVPIDYFFDRETNSLGVSIGHQVKGNGNKISGDITLSECRKEIEHLNALLEEKERVITEKERTIQILIQKQK
- a CDS encoding helix-turn-helix transcriptional regulator is translated as MNEIANIEFYNTPEGDVMMKELGFPAVVLSENNRPTIEYMLSIIRDRYPKAHARLMKLYPASTMNRWHYEFRVVHRFIRCNFGEYDQYNLDINKDGQFVFEEVKCPLRGECEHEGVICRPELDTALSEREMEVFRLIVSNYQTDEIAADLHISPYTVNRHRENIKAKIKVRNVGEMITYWHQNQMK